The Pseudofrankia sp. DC12 region ATGTACGGCTGAAACCAGCTGGGCAGGACGTCGGAGTACGACTGCCACCAGCCCTGCTGGTTCGCCTCCCTGGCCAGCGTGAGCAGGGCGTTTCGTTCGGTCTCGTCGGTGACGCCGTAGAGGACCAGCAGGTCGTTGACGTCGCGTTCCTTGAAGCCGACCCGGCCGAGCTCAAGCCTGCTGATCTTTGACTCGGAGGCGCGAATGTGATAACCGGCGTCCTCACGGCTGATCTGTTTGTCCTCCCGCAGCCGCCGTAGCTGAGAGCCCAAGAGGATGCGGCGCACGGTCGGGCTGCCGCCCGCCGGTACGGCCACGCCTGTTCCCCCGCTTCACTCGCCTGGTTGACAGCGCAGTTTATCGGGGCGGCGACGATATGGCGGACGTCGCCCGCCCGGTGTTCGCCCGGCCCGCGAACACGCCGCCGTAGACGACCATCGAGCTGGCCAGCACCAGGCGCCCGAGGCCCGCGCGGGCCATCGCGGCGAGCAGGACGGCGGTGCCGAGGTCGTTGTTGGTGACGTACTGGGCCAGGTCGTCGAGGTCGACGCCAAGGCCGACCATCGCCGCCTGATGGCAGACCGCGTCCATTCCGGTGAGTGCCTCCTCGACGGTCGCGCGGTCCGTGACATCACCCGCGATCAGCTCGGCAGCACCATGAATCTCGGGCTTTGTCCGATGAACGGCCGGCAGCAACGCGTCGAGCACGCGGACGTCATGGCCGTTGTCGACCAGCGCGGCGACGACGTGGGAGCCGATGAAACCGGCGCCGCCGCAGGGCGGCGCGGGTCGCGACGAACGGGTCCGGACGGGTGCCAACCTCGGTCATGCTGCTCCTGCCAGCGTCACAGCTCACCCGTGCTCACACCGTGTGCCTCTGCTTCAGGCCGGGACCGAGAGGCTGACGGCGAAGTCGCCGTCGGGGTCCGTCCACCAGTGGGTCATGCCCCACCCGGCGGTGGCGAGCTCCTTCTCGATCCCGTCGCGGCGGAACTTCGCGCTGATCTCGGTCCGTAGCTGCTCGTCCTCGTCGAACGGGACGGTGAGGTCGAGCGCGCCGATCCGGGCCTTCTGGGTGTGGCGGGAGCGTAGCCGCATCTCGATCCACTCGGCGTCCGGATCCCACACGGCGAGGTGCGCGAAGCCATCCGGGTCGAGGTCGCCGTCCAGCTCGCGGTTGACCACCTTCAGGACGTTGGCGTTGAAGGCCGCCGTCACCCCGGCGGCATCGTCGTAGGCCGCGACCAGCCGGGCCGGGCTCTTCACCAGGTCGGTGCCGAGCAGCAGCACGTCGCCGGCCGAGGCAGTGGCCCGCAGCCGGGCCAGGAAGACCTGCCGTTCGTCCGGGCGCATGTTGCCGATCGTGCTGCCCAGGAACGCGACCAGCCGGGCCTCGGCCCGCGGCAGCTGGCCCAGATGGTGGTCGAAGTCGCCGACCAGCGCGTTCACCCGCAGCGCCGGGCGGGTCGTGGCCATGGTCTCGACGACGTGGCGCAGGACGGCCTCGTCGACGTCGAAGGGGACGAACCGGTGCAGCGTTCCCGTGTCGCCCAGCGCGTTCAGCAGCAGCTGGGTCTTCTCCGACGTGCCCGAGCCCAGCTCGACGAGGGTGTCCGCCCGGGAGAACGCGGCGATCTCAGCGGCGTGCTCGGTGAGGATCGCCCGCTCGCGCCGCGTCGGGTAGTACTCGGGCAGCCGCGTGATCTCGTCGAACAGCTGGCCACCGGCCTCGTCATAGAACCATTTCGGCGGCAGCTCTTTGGGTGTCGCGGTGAGGCCGTGCAGCACGTCGGCGGCGAGCTGGGTGGCCCGGTCGGCGGCGGTCAGATGGACCGCTACGCGACGGTTGCCGGTGTCGCTCAGCTGGGTGGGAACCATCGGGGCGATCTCCTGTTCCTGGCTGGCCGGCTAGCTCGGTTGCGGTACGTCCACGCAGGTCGTCGCGTCCATCAGTACGGCCGTCGCGCCGCCGGTCCGCCAGGCGGCGAGCGCGGCGTCGGCGGGGCACCGCCCCCGCCGCACGAACGTGTCGGCGAAGTCTGCGACCGCGGCCGTCTGGGCCGGGGACAGGCCCAGCCGCGCGGCCGCCTCGACCACGGCCATCACACATCGCAGCGCCGCCCTGCGCAGGTCGGGCTGGGCGAGGCCGAGCGCCGCCGCCTCGGCCCACTGGCCGGCCACGCCCGCGCAGGCATCGCGGGCGGTGTCGGCGGCCAGCGGGTCGTCGAGCAGCGCCGCGGTGACCGTGACCGCGACCGGCCACAACGCCGCCGACTGGGCGTCGACGTAGCGAAGCTCCAGCCAGCCGCGGGGCCGCACCGGCGGGAAGACCGTGCTCGCGTGGTAGGACAGGTCGTCGAGGGTCGGGCGGCGGCGCACCGGGCCGGCGCCCGCCACCCAGTCGCCGAAGGTCGAGCCGTCGAGGACTGGGATGTGGCGGCCGTCGCCGTCACGAACCAGCATCAGCCGGGCGTCGAGCAGGTAGCGGGCCCACTGTTCGGCCGGGCCGCCCGGCGTGGGTGGTTCTCCGGCGGCGGCGACAGGCCTGGTCCGGGTGGAGTCGATATCCGACCAGACGCCCTGGCGGGACGACACGCGGCCGGTCGGCCGGCCCGCGAGGACCGGCGACGAGGCGAACATCGCCACCAGCACCGGCCCCAGCGTGTGCGCGAGCCACCATCGGTCGTCCCAGCCCGCCTTCGGGCCTGCCTCCAGGTTGACCTGCAGCGCCGCGGTCGAGCACATCATCACCGGGCCGGCGGGGAACCCGCCGGTCTGGAAGAACTCCTCCATCGCCGCGTAGCGACTGTGGGTGAGCAGCCGCCGGGGTGTACGCAGCGGGTCGGCGCCGAGGCCGGCCAGCAGCAGCCCGTCGTCAGCGAGGCGGAGCCGCACGGCGGTCAGGTCGGCGGACATCGCCCGCATCGCCGCGGGAAGCGCGAGTGGCGGGCCGGAGAGCTCGAACTGGCCGCCCGGCTCGAAGGTGATCCGGCTGCCGCCGGGAAGGTCCGGATCGAGGCCGCCCAGCGCCGCCCGGGTCCGTTCCGGCGCGACGGGTCGGTCGGGGGAGTGACCGTCGACCACGAACCATTCGGTCTCGATCCCGACCCGGCCCACGGCCGTATCGGCGAGCATCGTCCGCTCGGCGAAGCCGTGGACGTCGGCGGGCCGCTCGACCACATCGCCGAGGTCGTCCACCGGACGCGTCGAGACGTCCGGCGTCTGCCGTCGTGCCATGAACCCCTCCAGGTCCGGACCGGCCAGCCGTGTGGGCTGGCCGCGGGTCGGCGCGGGTCGTGGTGGTCGGGTCTGCCGGCAGGTTCTCTGCCGAGGCAATCAACGGACGTTCACGGGCGGACATTCCGACCTGCGGTCCCGAATCCGCCTTTCGTGCGTCAGCGGGAGCGGCCGATGAGACCGGGGC contains the following coding sequences:
- the egtD gene encoding L-histidine N(alpha)-methyltransferase; the protein is MVPTQLSDTGNRRVAVHLTAADRATQLAADVLHGLTATPKELPPKWFYDEAGGQLFDEITRLPEYYPTRRERAILTEHAAEIAAFSRADTLVELGSGTSEKTQLLLNALGDTGTLHRFVPFDVDEAVLRHVVETMATTRPALRVNALVGDFDHHLGQLPRAEARLVAFLGSTIGNMRPDERQVFLARLRATASAGDVLLLGTDLVKSPARLVAAYDDAAGVTAAFNANVLKVVNRELDGDLDPDGFAHLAVWDPDAEWIEMRLRSRHTQKARIGALDLTVPFDEDEQLRTEISAKFRRDGIEKELATAGWGMTHWWTDPDGDFAVSLSVPA
- the egtA gene encoding ergothioneine biosynthesis glutamate--cysteine ligase EgtA; amino-acid sequence: MARRQTPDVSTRPVDDLGDVVERPADVHGFAERTMLADTAVGRVGIETEWFVVDGHSPDRPVAPERTRAALGGLDPDLPGGSRITFEPGGQFELSGPPLALPAAMRAMSADLTAVRLRLADDGLLLAGLGADPLRTPRRLLTHSRYAAMEEFFQTGGFPAGPVMMCSTAALQVNLEAGPKAGWDDRWWLAHTLGPVLVAMFASSPVLAGRPTGRVSSRQGVWSDIDSTRTRPVAAAGEPPTPGGPAEQWARYLLDARLMLVRDGDGRHIPVLDGSTFGDWVAGAGPVRRRPTLDDLSYHASTVFPPVRPRGWLELRYVDAQSAALWPVAVTVTAALLDDPLAADTARDACAGVAGQWAEAAALGLAQPDLRRAALRCVMAVVEAAARLGLSPAQTAAVADFADTFVRRGRCPADAALAAWRTGGATAVLMDATTCVDVPQPS